The Dyadobacter sandarakinus DNA window TTTCCGGGATATGTAGCTATACATGCGCCCCGGAATATTCTTTTCATCGAAGATTGAGTCACCTATTTTCAGTCCGTACAGGAACGCAGCGCCTGGTATATCGGCCAGAAAACCGATTTTCTTGCGCAGTGTTGATTTATAAAACTGCTGGCGGTTTTCCTGAAAGCCAAGTACACTTTCCGTTGTAATAGGGAAATAATTAACAGGCGAATCGTAAAACCGGAGCTCTTTTTCCAGCTGAAGGCCTGCTTCCTTCATTGCATTTTTGTACTCATCGGTGGTAAATGCATTTTCACCCCCGTAGAACTTGTGCAATGGATGCATTTCTAAAAACCACTTTTTGTCACTTTCATTATAGATCACATGATCCCTGACAGTGAGCAGAATACCCCCGGGCTTCAATACCCGGGCACATTCGGAGACAAACTTTTTTAATTCGTAGGCATGATGCATCGCCTGCCGTACATACACCACATCAAAACTGCCTGACTGGAAGCCTATTTCTTCCGCATAGTTCTCATGAATCTGCATATTGTCCAGCTGATAGGCATTCTGCAGTATCCGGATCGCATTGGCTCCGACGGTATCACTTGGGTCAGGTTCCACGACGGTTACCGTATATCCTTTGAGCGCAAGATTAATCGAGCTGATCCCATTCCCCGCTCCAATGTCGAGTATCGTTTTTGCATTTGGTGCATAAGTGCTCAGCAGCTTTAACGTTTCGCTAAACTCCTCACTCTCGCCAAAACGCGTTACATTCAGTTGAAGGTCTGCATCAAAGTAGGCCAGTCTCACAAGGTCGGCATACTTGGGTTGCTGCCTGATTGATAGTATGGTATCGTGCCAGTTCATGTTGTATATTTAATTATCCGCGCAGGATTTCCGCCGGCAACTGCAAAGTCCGGAATGTCTTTGGTAACTACACTTCCGGCTGCTATTACTGCTCCCTGGCCGATGGTAACTCCTTTTAATATAATTGCATTGAATCCGATCCAGGCTTTGTCTCTAATGATGACCGGCTTTGACGCTACATTTTTCCAGTCTTTATAAAAGCCTGTCTTATTTTCGTCTAAACCTTTTTTCCAATCAAGAACATCGTTTTGCCGATCGGCTGAAACCAGGGAATGCGAGTTGTTGTCAACAATCGTACATCCCCAGGATATCATAACGTCATCTCCGATTTCAATGGCATCAACGCAGATGAAGGTTGAGCCTCCAATAAATACCCGGTTACCGATCCTGATGGTACCACTTCCGCGTTCAAAAACGTAAGAACCATTCAAAATGCTGTCTGTTCCTACTTCCAGACGAACTTCTTTCCTGCTTTGGTCACGTATTTGTATGGATGCACCCTTGATGTCTGATCGGTCACCCACCCTTACAAATGCCTTTAACGCAGCAGCTGACGGGTCGTAAAACTGTCGTAAGGCTTTTTTGAACAAAGATTTGAGTGCCAATGTCAGGAGGTTTTAGTAGTAAGTTTTTCCAGGATCTGCTTCATCTTTCTGATCAGCTTATACATTGGGGATGCGTGCCTTTGTGAAGTGCTCTTTACATGTGTCAGCATGGCTTCAAGTGCCTGCATCTTTCCCTGGTCAACAGCAACGTCGGCGGGAAAGGCAGTAACTTCGTAATCCGGATTAAAATTATTATCAAAAAAAGGATTAGCTCCTTTCGTATGCGATGCTTCCGGTCCGAATCCTATGTTCTTGACGAGACTTTTGTCCGGAAATAACGTAATCCCCTGATTTACAAAAACAGACCACCACCATCTGATCGCCCAGGAGTTGATATTTGTTTTTTCCATCTGATCAATCAGCATATCGGAATAGGGATAGGTGCCGTTGATATCGAACTTAGAAGCAAGCCCCCGGTCTGATTTCAGTTGTTCATATCCTGATGCTGTCTTATCAAACTTTTCCCAGGCCCGCTTCCAGGTTGCCCATCCCCATGAAGTAGTAAGATCCATAAAAAGTGACTGGCCCTCCTCCTGATCATCAATAGGAAACTGGTATCCGGATATCTGCATTACTTTCTCTTCAAATTGATATTTGTCGAGGGCATCATTGGCATACCTTAGAAAGCCCCTGCTGGTGACGAGATCATCTTCCAGAACAATAACCTTCCCGTGCCTGCCGACCTGTTCCGTAACACCGTCGATAATAGATGTTGCCAGTCCCTTATTGGTTTTGCTTTCAATGATGTTTACTTCCGCGCACCATTTTTCCTTCCGGATCACACGCCGTACCTCTTCTATGCCTTTTTTTTCCGCATCATCCTGCACGTTTCCAGGGCCATCGGCATAAATGTATAGCACCGACTCGCTTGCAAGCATGTTCCTGGATAAAGCCTCAAGGGTTTGCAGCGTCTGTTGAGGACGCCGGTAAACAAAAACAAGTACCGGAGCATAATCATGATCCATTGTATAATAAAAGCGGCTTGCTTCCTGTCAGACCCAGGAGCCACCAGTTTGGTTAGTTAACGTTGAAGTAAATATATGTAGTTGGGAGAGAACAACAGAGTTGTCGGGAATGCCGGCCTGAATGTTGCCTCCGGAAACTGAGCACTTAAAGCATTTTGTTTTAGCATGATTATCCCCATTGCAGTTTCTTAACTGAATCTGAAAATCATCAGCACGCTCTTCATCTGCATTCCAAACAGTTTTCTTGTTTTAGGAAAAAGAGACATGCTGAATACCGATGCCA harbors:
- a CDS encoding class I SAM-dependent methyltransferase → MNWHDTILSIRQQPKYADLVRLAYFDADLQLNVTRFGESEEFSETLKLLSTYAPNAKTILDIGAGNGISSINLALKGYTVTVVEPDPSDTVGANAIRILQNAYQLDNMQIHENYAEEIGFQSGSFDVVYVRQAMHHAYELKKFVSECARVLKPGGILLTVRDHVIYNESDKKWFLEMHPLHKFYGGENAFTTDEYKNAMKEAGLQLEKELRFYDSPVNYFPITTESVLGFQENRQQFYKSTLRKKIGFLADIPGAAFLYGLKIGDSIFDEKNIPGRMYSYISRKI
- a CDS encoding acyltransferase — protein: MALKSLFKKALRQFYDPSAAALKAFVRVGDRSDIKGASIQIRDQSRKEVRLEVGTDSILNGSYVFERGSGTIRIGNRVFIGGSTFICVDAIEIGDDVMISWGCTIVDNNSHSLVSADRQNDVLDWKKGLDENKTGFYKDWKNVASKPVIIRDKAWIGFNAIILKGVTIGQGAVIAAGSVVTKDIPDFAVAGGNPARIIKYTT